A window of Aeromicrobium sp. A1-2 contains these coding sequences:
- the fdxA gene encoding ferredoxin, giving the protein MTYVIAQPCVDLKDRACVDECPVDCIYEGNRMLYIQPDECVDCGACEPVCPVEAIFYEDDTPPEWKDYYAANVDFFDDIGSPGGAAKLGVIDKDHPLIAALPPQIQE; this is encoded by the coding sequence GTGACGTACGTGATCGCCCAGCCGTGTGTGGATCTCAAGGACCGCGCTTGTGTGGACGAGTGTCCCGTGGACTGCATCTACGAGGGCAACCGGATGCTCTACATCCAGCCCGACGAGTGCGTCGACTGCGGTGCTTGTGAGCCGGTCTGCCCGGTGGAGGCGATCTTCTACGAAGACGACACTCCGCCGGAGTGGAAGGACTACTACGCTGCGAACGTCGACTTCTTCGACGACATCGGTTCACCCGGTGGCGCGGCCAAGCTCGGCGTGATCGACAAGGACCACCCGTTGATCGCCGCGCTTCCTCCGCAGATCCAGGAATGA